A section of the Pirellulales bacterium genome encodes:
- a CDS encoding Gfo/Idh/MocA family oxidoreductase, whose product MTGQRSNFTRRDFLQSTAVGGAMALAAPAFLRAGTAGDKLNVAIIGCGGRGTANLDGVSGKQVDPKTKAVKYTGENIVALCDVHEDNLNKAAQEFPQAKKFRDFRKLYDEANLFDAVVISTPEHCHAFATMPALQLGKHVYCEKPLTHSVWEARVIREAATKSKVATQLGTQIHAGDNFRRVVELIQANVIGPVREVHVWVSRARGRQTPEEAARHRDPVTAQDRPTESMPVPAGLDWDLWLGPASARPFHDVYVPGPKWYRWWDFGGGTMSDLGSHWNDLPFWALNLDFPLTVEASGPLPHPELAPASMTATYEFGPRGNRPAVKLYWYQGTYRPELLLEKKIPNWGDGVLFVGESGMVLSDYYKHILLPEDRFKEFQHPEQSIPNSIGHYEEWTQACKTGSSTTCNFGYAGRVTETNHLGNIAFRIGKKLLWDAAKLTATNAPEAAPLIRRDYRQGWSLA is encoded by the coding sequence ATGACCGGTCAGCGATCGAACTTTACTCGTCGAGACTTCTTGCAATCAACGGCCGTTGGCGGCGCGATGGCACTTGCCGCGCCGGCGTTCTTGCGCGCGGGTACTGCCGGTGACAAGTTGAACGTGGCCATCATCGGCTGCGGCGGCCGCGGTACGGCAAATTTGGACGGCGTATCAGGCAAGCAAGTAGACCCCAAGACCAAGGCCGTCAAATACACGGGCGAAAACATTGTCGCACTTTGCGATGTCCACGAGGACAATCTAAACAAAGCGGCGCAGGAATTTCCACAGGCAAAGAAATTCCGCGATTTTCGCAAGCTCTACGACGAGGCAAATTTATTTGACGCCGTAGTGATCAGCACGCCGGAGCATTGTCACGCATTCGCTACGATGCCGGCGCTGCAGCTTGGCAAGCACGTGTACTGCGAAAAGCCGCTCACGCATAGCGTTTGGGAGGCCAGGGTGATTCGCGAAGCGGCGACGAAGTCGAAAGTCGCCACCCAATTGGGGACGCAGATTCACGCCGGCGACAATTTTCGCCGCGTCGTGGAACTGATTCAAGCGAACGTGATCGGTCCGGTACGCGAAGTTCACGTCTGGGTCAGCCGCGCTCGAGGAAGGCAAACGCCGGAAGAAGCCGCCAGACACCGCGACCCTGTGACGGCTCAAGACCGGCCGACCGAATCGATGCCGGTGCCCGCTGGCCTCGATTGGGACTTGTGGCTTGGCCCCGCGTCGGCGCGGCCGTTTCACGATGTTTATGTGCCGGGACCAAAATGGTATCGCTGGTGGGATTTCGGCGGTGGCACAATGTCGGACCTCGGCTCGCACTGGAACGATCTGCCATTTTGGGCATTGAACCTCGACTTTCCGCTCACCGTTGAAGCCAGCGGCCCGCTGCCGCATCCGGAATTAGCTCCTGCCTCGATGACCGCCACCTACGAATTCGGTCCACGCGGCAATCGGCCCGCCGTGAAGCTGTACTGGTATCAAGGCACATATCGACCCGAGTTGCTCTTGGAAAAGAAAATACCAAATTGGGGCGACGGGGTGCTGTTTGTCGGAGAGAGCGGCATGGTGCTTTCCGACTATTACAAACACATTCTGCTGCCGGAAGATCGATTCAAAGAGTTCCAGCATCCCGAGCAATCGATTCCGAATTCGATCGGACACTACGAAGAATGGACGCAAGCGTGCAAAACAGGTTCATCAACCACTTGCAATTTTGGTTACGCCGGCCGAGTTACCGAAACAAACCATTTGGGAAACATCGCCTTTCGCATCGGCAAAAAACTTCTTTGGGATGCCGCCAAACTGACGGCAACCAATGCGCCCGAAGCAGCGCCGCTGATTCGACGGGACTATCGCCAGGGATGGTCACTGGCGTAA
- the thiC gene encoding phosphomethylpyrimidine synthase ThiC, translating to MTQIEAARDGQITPEMEFVAQREQLEPELIRREVARGRMVIPANKIHLQKRLEPMGIGIAAKTKINANIGNSAVTSNVEQELEKLHMSVHYGADTVMDLSTGKDINRIRQAIIDASTVPIGTVPIYQMLEELGGNIEDMRPKHFLDMVEHQAKQGVDYMTVHCGVMLEHLHLTMGRVTGIVSRGGSLIAKWMMAHRQPNPLYTSFDDLCDIMRQYDVTWSLGDGLRPGCIADASDAAQFAELEILGKLTKRGRENGTQVMVEGPGHIPMDQIDMNVRKEMELCDEAPFYVLGPLVTDIAPGYDHITSAIGAALAGWSGAAMLCYVTPKEHLGLPELDDVRQGVIAYKIAAHAADLARQRPGARQRDDALSRARFGFDWNEQFRLSLDPETARRMHDETLPQDTFKSAHFCSMCGPKYCSMKITEDIRAMAKESSQPLELPVMAHP from the coding sequence ATGACGCAGATTGAAGCCGCCCGCGATGGCCAGATCACACCTGAAATGGAGTTTGTCGCCCAGCGCGAGCAGCTTGAACCTGAATTGATCCGCCGCGAAGTTGCCCGCGGCCGAATGGTCATTCCCGCCAACAAAATCCATCTGCAAAAACGCTTGGAACCGATGGGCATCGGCATTGCCGCGAAGACAAAGATCAACGCCAACATCGGCAACTCGGCGGTCACCAGCAACGTCGAACAGGAACTCGAAAAGCTGCACATGTCGGTTCACTACGGGGCCGACACCGTGATGGACCTTTCGACCGGAAAGGACATCAATCGCATTCGTCAGGCGATCATCGACGCTTCGACGGTGCCGATCGGCACCGTGCCGATTTATCAAATGCTCGAAGAACTTGGCGGCAACATCGAAGACATGCGGCCGAAGCATTTTCTCGACATGGTCGAACACCAGGCCAAGCAGGGAGTCGATTACATGACCGTCCACTGCGGCGTGATGCTCGAGCATTTGCACCTCACGATGGGGCGCGTCACCGGCATCGTCAGCCGCGGCGGCAGCTTAATCGCCAAATGGATGATGGCCCACCGTCAGCCCAATCCGCTCTACACGAGCTTTGACGACCTATGCGACATCATGCGCCAATATGATGTTACCTGGAGCCTGGGAGATGGCCTCCGTCCTGGATGTATTGCCGATGCCAGCGATGCCGCCCAGTTTGCCGAACTTGAGATACTCGGCAAACTTACCAAACGCGGCCGCGAGAACGGCACCCAAGTCATGGTCGAGGGCCCCGGGCACATTCCGATGGATCAAATCGACATGAACGTGCGCAAGGAAATGGAACTGTGCGACGAAGCCCCCTTCTACGTGCTAGGCCCGCTCGTAACGGACATCGCTCCCGGTTATGACCATATCACCAGCGCCATCGGCGCTGCGTTGGCCGGTTGGTCGGGCGCGGCCATGCTCTGCTATGTCACGCCGAAGGAACATCTCGGCCTGCCCGAGCTGGACGATGTAAGGCAGGGCGTCATTGCCTATAAAATTGCCGCCCACGCCGCCGATTTGGCCCGCCAGCGCCCAGGAGCTCGTCAGCGCGACGACGCGCTCAGCCGCGCTCGCTTTGGTTTCGACTGGAACGAACAATTCCGCCTCTCGCTCGACCCCGAAACTGCTCGGAGAATGCACGACGAAACGCTGCCGCAGGACACGTTCAAAAGCGCTCATTTTTGCAGCATGTGTGGACCGAAATATTGCTCCATGAAGATTACGGAGGATATTCGAGCGATGGCAAAAGAAAGCTCGCAGCCGCTGGAATTGCCTGTGATGGCTCACCCCTAA
- the mgtE gene encoding magnesium transporter, whose protein sequence is MSCDGELRPRDAIRSGGYNPQFLRADPGAHMANPIILPELRLMLAENDDQGLRDVAMELHPATAADFTEGLTVDETWRVLARAPLAQQAEIFGYYDIPKQVEMVLGSGRERMSALLEEMAPDNRVDLLRQLDSQVVEELLPLVAKAERHDMAMLLSYPEHSAGSVMTTEYASLPANITVAEALQRLRTVAPNNEMIYYIYIVDDHRHLLGFISLRDLILAKPAAIVGDIMERELICARVDEDREILAKRLARYDFLAIPVVDDQNHLVGIVTHDDVMDVVVEEATEDVHRMGAVAPLAQSYLDTPFITVWRKRLIWLACLFIAELFTFTALAGFEDEIAKLVVLSLFVPLCISTGGNSGSQAATLITRAVALGEVGPRDWFRVLRHELAIGLVLGLTLGLIGVVRGAATPEVTRSETKVLTRPFEVRSTLPLTQDDKGRWLLPEGSTQIFETELERHANVQLPPDAPAPSSSADDPTHYHFPANCKVSAAPVDRWSLALVVGWSVATICLWGTLVGSMLPLVFRRLGIDPGYASSPFVATFVDVTGIVIYFSIAQYYLDL, encoded by the coding sequence TTGAGTTGCGACGGTGAATTGCGCCCTAGAGACGCGATTCGCTCTGGCGGCTATAATCCGCAGTTTCTCCGAGCCGATCCAGGTGCCCACATGGCCAATCCCATCATCCTCCCCGAGCTGCGTCTGATGCTGGCCGAGAATGACGACCAGGGGCTGCGCGATGTGGCGATGGAGTTGCACCCGGCGACGGCGGCCGATTTCACCGAGGGGCTGACGGTCGATGAAACCTGGCGAGTCTTGGCCCGTGCGCCGCTGGCGCAGCAGGCCGAAATCTTCGGCTACTACGACATTCCCAAGCAAGTGGAAATGGTGCTCGGTTCGGGGCGCGAGCGGATGAGCGCACTGCTGGAGGAAATGGCCCCGGATAATCGCGTTGATTTGTTGCGCCAACTCGATTCGCAAGTCGTCGAAGAACTGTTGCCGCTCGTGGCCAAAGCAGAGCGGCACGACATGGCAATGTTGCTGTCGTATCCCGAGCATAGCGCCGGCTCGGTAATGACCACCGAGTACGCCTCGCTGCCGGCAAACATCACCGTGGCCGAGGCATTGCAGCGGCTGCGGACTGTCGCGCCCAACAATGAGATGATCTATTACATCTACATTGTTGACGACCATCGACATCTGCTCGGATTCATTTCGCTGCGCGACTTGATTCTGGCCAAACCCGCCGCGATCGTCGGCGACATCATGGAGCGGGAACTGATTTGTGCCCGTGTCGACGAAGATCGCGAGATCTTGGCCAAGCGCCTGGCTCGATACGACTTTCTCGCCATTCCTGTGGTGGACGATCAAAACCACTTGGTCGGCATCGTGACTCACGACGACGTGATGGATGTCGTCGTCGAAGAGGCCACCGAAGACGTCCATCGCATGGGCGCCGTCGCGCCATTGGCGCAAAGCTATCTCGATACGCCCTTCATCACCGTCTGGCGCAAGCGACTGATTTGGTTGGCGTGTCTGTTTATCGCCGAGCTGTTCACGTTTACGGCACTGGCCGGCTTTGAGGATGAGATCGCCAAGCTCGTGGTGCTGAGCCTGTTTGTGCCGCTGTGTATTTCGACCGGGGGGAATTCCGGTTCGCAGGCCGCCACGCTGATTACGCGCGCCGTGGCACTCGGCGAGGTTGGACCGCGCGACTGGTTCCGCGTGCTGCGTCATGAATTGGCCATTGGATTGGTGTTGGGGCTGACGTTGGGTTTGATCGGAGTCGTTCGCGGCGCGGCCACGCCCGAAGTAACCCGCAGCGAGACGAAAGTGTTGACGCGGCCATTCGAGGTGCGATCGACCTTGCCGCTCACTCAAGACGACAAAGGGCGTTGGCTGCTGCCCGAAGGCTCGACTCAGATCTTCGAGACCGAGCTGGAGAGGCACGCGAACGTCCAGTTGCCCCCGGATGCTCCCGCGCCCAGCTCTAGCGCCGACGACCCGACGCACTACCATTTTCCCGCGAACTGCAAGGTAAGTGCTGCGCCTGTCGATCGCTGGAGCTTGGCCTTGGTGGTCGGCTGGTCCGTCGCCACCATTTGCCTCTGGGGAACGCTCGTCGGTTCGATGTTGCCGCTGGTATTCCGTCGGTTGGGGATCGATCCCGGTTACGCATCCAGCCCATTTGTCGCCACTTTCGTCGATGTCACGGGAATTGTCATCTACTTTTCGATCGCCCAGTACTATCTCGATCTATGA